In the genome of Cetobacterium sp. ZOR0034, the window AAACCACTACTTCCTATTCTCTTGATTGGGATTGTTATAGGATGTGGAAAAAAAGAAAACAATGAAGTTAACATATATATGTGGGGTGGCTCAAAAGAGATTAACACCTTTATGGATGACATTGTTATTCCAGCAATTTCAAAAAAAGAAAATATTACTTTAAAAAGAGTTCCAATTGTTGATATTAAAGATGTTGTAAATAAACTTATAATAGAAAAACAAGCTGGTAAAAAAAATGGAACTATCGATGTTTTATGGGTTAATGGTGAAAACTTTAAAGCCTTAAAAGATGCTGAGGTTCTTGAAAAAAATATTTTAGCTAAAATTGATAATAAAAACATAATAAAAGAAAGCACAACAGTTAAAGATTTTGGTGAAACTATTGATGGATTAGAGGTTCCTTTTGGAGAAGCTCAGTTCAACTTTATCTATAATACAGCCAAAGGAGAGATTCCTTTCAGTAATTGGATGACTTTATCTCAGTATGTAAAAAATAATCCTGAAAAATTTACATATCCAAATACCTCTAATTTTACTGGTAGTGCTTTTGTAAGAAATATCGCTATCGATATTCTTGGATATGATGAGATTTCAAAAATGACTACTGATGAACTTAAAGCTAACTTAAATATTGTTTGGAATTTTTTAAATGAGATAGAACCATATCTTTGGAGAAAAGGTGAAACATATCCAGAGTCAGAAGGAAAATTAGATTTATTATATTCAGCTGGTGAAGTTGATATCACGATGGGATATACAATTAATAAGGTTAATTCAAAAATTGAATCTGGGGATTACCCCGTAACGTCAAAAAGTTTCCTACTAGATAAAGGAACTCTTTTTAATAATCACTACTTAGCGATTCCAGAAAACTCTGCTAATAAAAATGCTGCCTTAAAAGTTATAAATGAACTGGTTTCACCAGAGATACAACTGCTTAAACAAGATCCTAAAAATTGGGGTGACTTTACAATTTTAGATATGAAAAAACTACCGACTGAAGCTGTTCAAAAGTTTATTTTATTAAATAAAAGTGATAAAATCCCATCATCAGAGGAGCTTGCAGAGAAAAGAGTGATGGAGTTAACTCCTGAAAAGTTAGAGATTATAGACAAAGGTTGGTTAGAATACGTTGGTAAAAATTAAAAAGTATATATTTATAACTCCTTTTTTAATATATATTTCAGTATTTTTTTTATATGGCTTATACTACGTTTTTATGACCTCTATTGGATTTAACAGAATTCTAAGTCCTTCCTACTTTACTTTAGATTTTTATCGTGAAATTTTAAGCTCAAAAGAAGTTTATGAGAGTTTTATTTACACAATAAAAATAAATACAATATCTGCTTTTATTTCAATTACTTTAACAGTA includes:
- a CDS encoding ABC transporter substrate-binding protein; translated protein: MLKKIIKPLLPILLIGIVIGCGKKENNEVNIYMWGGSKEINTFMDDIVIPAISKKENITLKRVPIVDIKDVVNKLIIEKQAGKKNGTIDVLWVNGENFKALKDAEVLEKNILAKIDNKNIIKESTTVKDFGETIDGLEVPFGEAQFNFIYNTAKGEIPFSNWMTLSQYVKNNPEKFTYPNTSNFTGSAFVRNIAIDILGYDEISKMTTDELKANLNIVWNFLNEIEPYLWRKGETYPESEGKLDLLYSAGEVDITMGYTINKVNSKIESGDYPVTSKSFLLDKGTLFNNHYLAIPENSANKNAALKVINELVSPEIQLLKQDPKNWGDFTILDMKKLPTEAVQKFILLNKSDKIPSSEELAEKRVMELTPEKLEIIDKGWLEYVGKN